Proteins co-encoded in one Oceanococcus atlanticus genomic window:
- a CDS encoding AlkA N-terminal domain-containing protein produces the protein MNRASSQPLDHAACERARVARDPRFDGRFFIAVRTTGIYCRTVCPVRLPRPENVCFFPTAAAASEQGYRPCLRCRPELAPDNPYWPQHPPLVRAALSMIENGELDQASVPVLASKLGISDRHLRRMFSDHLGASPNALALTRRTLFAKRLISDSTMPMQDIAVAAGFNNVRRFNAAFQRIYRMTPSQVRRQRPAAPAGYQLRLSYRNPFDWTAMRQFLATRAIHGIEKLDGDTYSRSFAFAGQAGHIQLQHDGPRQCFALSLEHPRTEALYPAVQKARHLLDLDAAPAEITAQLGQDPLMAQALAAHPGLRVPGCWDPFELCVRAVLGQQVSVAAARTLTQRVVERCERKLPDAGGRPVLLFPDAPTLAETSLDGLGLTGQRIATLKALCDAICGGTLDLHHPDAAHVDTTLASLPGFGPWTRGYIQLRALKHPDAFPAGDIVLRKALGAPGKALSAREAEARSRCWQPWRAYAVLALWLRATEINTGKAQ, from the coding sequence ATGAACCGCGCCTCATCACAACCCCTTGATCATGCCGCCTGCGAGCGCGCGCGCGTTGCCCGCGACCCGCGCTTTGATGGGCGTTTTTTCATCGCTGTTCGCACCACCGGCATCTATTGCCGCACGGTTTGCCCGGTACGCCTGCCGCGCCCTGAGAATGTGTGCTTCTTCCCCACCGCCGCGGCAGCCAGTGAGCAAGGCTACCGCCCATGCCTACGTTGCCGCCCCGAGCTTGCCCCTGACAACCCATACTGGCCACAGCACCCGCCCCTGGTCCGCGCTGCGTTGTCGATGATAGAAAATGGCGAGCTTGATCAGGCAAGTGTGCCCGTACTGGCCAGCAAGCTGGGCATCAGCGACCGTCATCTCCGCCGTATGTTCAGCGACCATCTCGGGGCGAGCCCCAACGCACTTGCGCTGACGCGACGCACACTGTTTGCCAAGCGTTTGATCAGCGACTCGACGATGCCCATGCAGGACATCGCCGTCGCAGCCGGTTTTAACAATGTGCGGCGCTTCAATGCCGCATTTCAGCGAATCTACCGCATGACCCCGTCGCAAGTGCGGCGCCAACGGCCTGCAGCCCCAGCGGGCTATCAACTCAGGCTGAGCTATCGCAATCCGTTCGACTGGACGGCCATGCGGCAGTTTCTCGCCACCCGGGCCATTCACGGCATTGAGAAACTGGACGGCGACACCTACAGCCGATCCTTTGCCTTTGCCGGCCAAGCCGGGCACATCCAGCTGCAGCATGATGGGCCGCGGCAGTGCTTTGCCTTAAGCCTGGAGCATCCTCGAACCGAAGCGCTATATCCGGCAGTTCAAAAGGCCCGCCATCTCCTCGACCTGGACGCGGCACCCGCTGAGATCACGGCTCAGCTGGGCCAGGACCCGCTCATGGCGCAAGCCCTGGCGGCACACCCAGGCTTACGCGTGCCAGGCTGTTGGGACCCATTCGAATTGTGCGTGCGCGCGGTGCTCGGCCAACAGGTCAGTGTGGCTGCAGCGCGCACACTCACCCAACGCGTTGTTGAACGCTGTGAACGCAAATTGCCGGATGCCGGGGGCCGTCCGGTTCTATTGTTCCCAGATGCCCCCACCCTGGCTGAAACCTCGCTCGACGGCCTCGGCTTGACCGGGCAACGTATCGCCACACTTAAGGCCCTGTGTGATGCGATTTGCGGCGGCACACTGGATCTTCACCATCCCGATGCGGCGCATGTGGATACCACCTTGGCCTCACTACCGGGCTTTGGCCCTTGGACCCGCGGATACATTCAGTTGCGTGCCCTCAAACACCCTGACGCCTTTCCCGCAGGCGACATCGTCTTGCGCAAGGCGTTGGGCGCCCCTGGCAAGGCACTGAGTGCTCGAGAGGCCGAAGCGCGCTCACGCTGCTGGCAACCTTGGCGTGCCTATGCCGTGCTTGCACTGTGGCTGCGGGCGACCGAAATAAACACAGGAAAAGCCCAATGA
- a CDS encoding EAL domain-containing protein, giving the protein MSELVLRPAIAELPYSASSDQVLDVLFPWFVVFAIVAIVSAAGLIRFGLVAPVLQRRRELEADLASAPPREQIETLSEQKARLGDQLDAVLDDNIVLREDAVVLRQGVALAQDVQRALVASSNEALLLVGPDASVQQVSSPMAALLKIRVQDAPTQPAAELVKVFDASKDKPFEYPLKRVVEDAIAQASSIPKLHDVVLVDQSGNEHRVMLSVQAMQDRHNAVCGALVRVEGSDVGAGRSSERTRGKGGGMAGLPGRDMFDTRVAELMSIAKSQTAEHCLALVAFDNMAEVYQAHGYWAVEEMLWQLAQLIKDEFGSAVELYHANIMHFAVVQAFDSPEIVQIRAERLRKLVEAHEFRWNKKTYRATISVALSALNQTTDSMTRLVNDCDQELREARALGGNRVSLQLTDEVEVMARSIDERLVSWLAMDADETRLQMQSFELAGEGEDKPWIVTQIRVEMEDGFWADPGAFLTSAARVGLLPKIDLWLVGRVLGAMQASPALATSHGPVFVPLHIQSLADEGFVDTLKDQVLDSGVDTQRLIFGLDDFDCATHASSAAEFVKAMREAGFGFALTGARVASASQNITALKPQIVALHPTIYHDDNQSRAAATLGYMSALGEALDFLPVVLEPVDASTSTSLAEAGVKRVARSALGVGPLY; this is encoded by the coding sequence TTGAGCGAACTGGTGCTGCGCCCGGCGATTGCCGAGTTGCCGTACTCCGCCAGCTCCGATCAGGTCCTGGATGTGCTGTTTCCATGGTTCGTGGTGTTCGCCATCGTGGCCATTGTTTCGGCCGCTGGATTGATACGGTTCGGCCTGGTCGCACCGGTGTTACAGCGGCGTCGCGAACTGGAAGCGGATCTGGCCAGTGCGCCACCACGCGAGCAAATCGAAACGCTCAGCGAGCAGAAAGCGCGTTTGGGCGATCAGCTCGATGCGGTACTTGATGACAACATCGTGCTGCGCGAAGACGCGGTTGTATTGCGTCAGGGGGTCGCTTTGGCCCAGGACGTGCAGCGCGCGCTTGTGGCCAGTTCCAATGAGGCGCTGTTGCTGGTGGGGCCCGATGCCAGCGTGCAGCAAGTGTCCAGCCCGATGGCGGCTTTGCTCAAGATTCGTGTTCAGGATGCGCCCACACAACCGGCTGCAGAGCTGGTCAAGGTGTTTGATGCGAGCAAGGACAAGCCGTTCGAATATCCGCTGAAACGTGTCGTCGAGGATGCCATCGCGCAGGCCTCTTCGATTCCCAAGCTGCATGATGTGGTGCTGGTTGATCAAAGTGGCAATGAGCATCGTGTGATGCTCAGCGTGCAAGCCATGCAGGATCGCCACAATGCGGTGTGCGGCGCGCTGGTTCGGGTTGAGGGCAGTGATGTCGGAGCGGGGCGCTCTTCAGAGCGAACCCGTGGCAAGGGCGGTGGCATGGCGGGCCTTCCTGGTCGCGATATGTTCGATACCCGTGTGGCCGAATTAATGAGCATCGCGAAATCGCAAACAGCCGAGCATTGCCTGGCGCTGGTGGCCTTCGACAACATGGCGGAGGTGTATCAGGCGCACGGCTATTGGGCTGTTGAGGAAATGCTGTGGCAACTGGCTCAGCTCATCAAGGATGAGTTTGGCAGCGCCGTGGAGTTATACCACGCCAACATCATGCACTTTGCGGTTGTACAGGCTTTCGACAGCCCGGAGATCGTTCAGATTCGTGCAGAGCGCCTGCGTAAGCTTGTTGAGGCTCACGAGTTTCGCTGGAACAAGAAGACCTACCGAGCGACGATTAGCGTGGCGCTGTCGGCGCTGAACCAGACCACCGATAGCATGACTCGGCTGGTTAACGACTGCGATCAGGAGTTGCGTGAGGCTCGTGCCCTTGGGGGCAACCGTGTCAGCTTGCAGCTTACCGACGAAGTCGAAGTCATGGCCCGCTCGATTGACGAGCGTCTGGTCTCATGGCTGGCGATGGATGCCGACGAAACACGGCTGCAGATGCAATCCTTTGAACTGGCCGGTGAGGGTGAGGACAAGCCCTGGATCGTGACGCAGATCCGGGTCGAGATGGAGGACGGCTTCTGGGCAGATCCGGGTGCATTTTTGACCTCGGCTGCCCGTGTCGGCTTGCTGCCCAAAATCGATCTGTGGTTGGTGGGGCGCGTGCTCGGTGCGATGCAGGCAAGCCCCGCATTGGCGACCAGCCATGGACCTGTGTTTGTGCCTTTGCATATCCAGTCTCTGGCCGATGAGGGCTTTGTGGACACACTCAAGGATCAGGTGCTTGATTCCGGTGTGGATACCCAGCGTCTGATTTTTGGTCTCGACGATTTTGATTGTGCCACTCACGCTTCAAGCGCCGCCGAATTCGTCAAAGCGATGCGTGAAGCCGGCTTCGGATTTGCGTTGACCGGGGCACGTGTGGCCTCGGCCAGTCAGAACATCACCGCGCTGAAACCACAGATTGTGGCTTTGCACCCGACCATTTATCACGACGATAATCAGAGCCGAGCCGCAGCGACGCTGGGCTACATGAGTGCGCTGGGCGAAGCCCTGGATTTTTTGCCGGTCGTTTTGGAACCGGTGGATGCCTCAACCAGTACAAGCTTGGCTGAGGCGGGCGTAAAACGGGTTGCACGCAGCGCGCTGGGTGTTGGGCCGCTGTACTGA
- a CDS encoding STAS domain-containing protein — protein sequence MSQWYEKDDDGLVSIRFPATLDSQQFYDLRAEFESVVKDEPAKAFILDASQLQSVDSTGIGLIAYLGKLAKRANVPIKIVKLSGQPADMFQFLRMDTVIPIEHFDSELPLS from the coding sequence ATGAGCCAATGGTATGAGAAAGACGACGATGGACTGGTCTCCATCCGTTTCCCGGCAACACTCGACAGTCAGCAGTTTTATGATTTGCGGGCGGAGTTTGAGTCGGTAGTCAAAGATGAACCGGCCAAGGCCTTCATCCTCGACGCCAGTCAACTGCAATCCGTAGACTCCACCGGCATCGGTCTGATTGCCTATCTGGGCAAGCTGGCCAAACGCGCGAATGTTCCCATCAAGATCGTGAAACTGTCAGGACAACCCGCCGACATGTTTCAGTTCTTACGCATGGACACGGTCATCCCCATCGAACATTTCGATAGCGAGCTACCGCTCAGCTGA
- a CDS encoding FimV/HubP family polar landmark protein: MAMAASAQAHALTLGDPQMLSFLSEPLQVHLPVSDWSERVSPQQFRLRLLPDEAYAAYGLSAPHHRPADLSVRWRQDGDAEPYVEIATQRPITEPILSLLLELRNNKQVLVRKIDLLLDLPSNQRTPVRPSSSMRAAAPQITRPSIRRVTQSYGPVRSGESLSRIAQRVRPDRSISLEQMAGALMQANPHAFFGDAHGLKAGVTLRIPDVSQIRASSRISDLLDERPTQSRPRQRASTAKGPPPFLPRAVYTRGRLWALSVEFLSYEAIRPVDLTPTLKALEAKEPVLFKADWTLSRTTPATTTATPPAKAPVAAHISTPEPVDTDDDSEATDKMPQAQTPQVQEQALREAPEEAPVTEPANPAVAAPHQPAPQAEPETSGDTATTADNPPQPESAARPLWPWLLVAMAALGIWQWRRRASSPSTDGPQPTDSNKLAAAVTPSQDQHITRQLRANARIQKRLMPALQSSDPDVQRQAQVAQAQLERGRPDQAQRMADELADRVASTPVVAKSTDTEPSANNTSYTAPSEPTDSQPSEFEQRRLRDKINKLRRKALPSDSQRQLKVAEAFFERGNLAQAHTILSGLKPSSDD; the protein is encoded by the coding sequence ATGGCCATGGCCGCAAGCGCGCAGGCGCACGCCTTGACGCTAGGCGATCCGCAGATGCTGAGTTTTTTGTCTGAACCGCTGCAGGTTCACCTGCCGGTTTCCGATTGGTCAGAGCGCGTAAGCCCGCAGCAGTTTCGCTTGCGCTTGCTGCCTGATGAGGCCTACGCAGCCTATGGGCTGAGCGCCCCCCACCACCGTCCAGCCGACCTCAGCGTTCGTTGGCGTCAGGACGGTGATGCCGAACCCTATGTTGAAATCGCAACCCAACGCCCGATCACCGAGCCGATTCTGAGCTTGCTGCTGGAGCTGCGTAACAACAAACAGGTGCTGGTGCGCAAGATTGATCTATTGCTCGACCTGCCATCGAATCAGCGCACGCCGGTCAGGCCATCAAGCTCCATGCGTGCGGCAGCGCCTCAAATAACGCGTCCATCGATCCGTCGGGTAACACAGTCCTATGGCCCGGTGCGTTCGGGCGAATCTCTTTCGCGCATCGCCCAGCGGGTCCGACCGGACCGCTCCATTTCCTTGGAGCAGATGGCTGGTGCCTTGATGCAGGCCAACCCACATGCCTTTTTTGGTGATGCCCATGGCCTCAAAGCGGGCGTTACCCTGCGCATCCCCGACGTTAGCCAGATTCGTGCGTCGTCACGCATCAGCGATCTGCTCGACGAGCGCCCTACGCAATCCCGCCCGCGGCAACGTGCCAGCACTGCAAAAGGGCCGCCACCGTTTTTGCCCCGCGCGGTTTATACACGCGGGCGCCTGTGGGCCCTTAGCGTCGAATTTCTCAGCTACGAGGCCATTCGGCCGGTCGATCTGACGCCCACTCTCAAAGCCCTGGAAGCGAAAGAGCCGGTACTGTTCAAGGCGGACTGGACACTCAGTCGCACAACGCCCGCCACGACAACCGCAACGCCCCCCGCCAAAGCGCCGGTCGCAGCCCACATATCCACACCTGAGCCGGTGGACACGGACGACGACTCTGAAGCAACCGACAAGATGCCTCAGGCGCAAACGCCACAGGTGCAGGAGCAGGCCCTCCGGGAAGCGCCCGAAGAGGCGCCTGTCACCGAACCAGCAAACCCGGCAGTCGCCGCCCCCCATCAACCCGCCCCGCAAGCCGAACCAGAAACGTCCGGTGACACCGCAACAACGGCCGACAATCCTCCACAGCCTGAATCGGCTGCACGACCACTTTGGCCGTGGCTGCTCGTGGCTATGGCAGCCTTGGGCATCTGGCAATGGCGACGTCGTGCCTCATCGCCTTCGACCGACGGCCCGCAACCCACAGATTCGAACAAGCTTGCAGCAGCGGTTACACCAAGCCAGGATCAGCACATAACACGGCAGCTCCGTGCAAACGCACGCATCCAGAAACGCCTGATGCCTGCGCTGCAATCCAGCGATCCCGATGTTCAACGCCAGGCTCAGGTTGCTCAAGCCCAGCTTGAACGCGGTCGACCCGATCAGGCACAGCGCATGGCTGACGAACTGGCCGACCGCGTCGCAAGCACGCCGGTCGTAGCAAAATCGACGGATACCGAGCCCTCAGCCAACAACACGTCTTATACTGCACCTTCGGAGCCAACTGATTCGCAACCGTCAGAGTTCGAACAGCGCCGTCTCCGGGACAAAATCAACAAGCTACGTCGCAAAGCCCTGCCCTCTGATTCGCAACGCCAACTCAAGGTCGCAGAAGCCTTTTTTGAGCGCGGCAATCTAGCCCAGGCGCACACTATTTTGTCAGGACTAAAACCGTCATCGGATGACTAG
- a CDS encoding lytic murein transglycosylase, translated as MTLYRPLRHALVLTLLPLAPVWSQSVADPISAPDMHACKARWQDMAREQGLNEVTRAQLIPQLEYLPRVLELDRRQPEFSSTFGNYLNRRVTDTRIEKGQALLAEHSELLDGLTRDYGVPQNILVAFWGLETNYGSYLGDTQTLNALATLGCDERRSRYFSAELMNALGLVETHKLDPQSMRGSWAGAMGHTQFMPSNYKRYGVDGDGDGRIDLWNSTTDALTSAANFLQQLGWQAGQRWGREVSLPRDFDYRLAGIKSPRPLSEWQRLGVRHAAGGTLPVADFDAALIVPAGHTGPAFLVYQNFRIIMRWNNSQAYALSVGLLADRINGAAPLVHPPQGELQRISRAQIKSLQERLNALGFDAGKPDGIAGSGTRAAIRAFQASRGMIADGYHSAEVFQALGVDLTVAR; from the coding sequence ATGACCCTGTATCGCCCTTTACGCCACGCGCTCGTCCTCACCCTGCTGCCCCTGGCGCCTGTCTGGTCGCAAAGTGTTGCTGACCCCATCAGCGCACCGGACATGCACGCCTGCAAAGCCCGCTGGCAGGACATGGCGCGTGAACAGGGGCTCAATGAAGTGACCCGCGCACAGCTGATTCCCCAGCTTGAGTATCTGCCGCGCGTGCTCGAACTGGACCGCCGCCAACCTGAATTCAGCAGCACCTTCGGCAACTACCTGAACCGACGCGTGACCGACACCCGCATCGAGAAAGGCCAGGCGCTGCTGGCCGAACACAGCGAGCTGCTTGACGGCCTGACCCGCGACTACGGCGTACCACAGAACATTCTGGTTGCCTTCTGGGGGCTGGAAACCAACTACGGCAGCTATCTTGGCGACACCCAAACGCTCAACGCGCTGGCCACTTTGGGTTGTGATGAACGACGCAGCCGCTACTTCAGCGCCGAGTTGATGAATGCGCTGGGCCTGGTGGAAACACACAAGCTGGATCCGCAAAGCATGCGCGGTTCATGGGCCGGAGCCATGGGCCACACCCAGTTCATGCCGAGCAACTACAAACGCTACGGCGTGGATGGCGATGGCGACGGTCGCATCGATCTGTGGAACAGCACCACCGATGCGCTGACCTCGGCTGCGAATTTCCTGCAACAGCTGGGCTGGCAGGCCGGCCAGCGCTGGGGCCGTGAGGTCAGCCTGCCGCGCGATTTCGACTACCGCCTGGCCGGCATCAAATCGCCCCGCCCGCTCAGCGAATGGCAACGTCTTGGCGTGCGCCACGCGGCTGGCGGCACGCTGCCCGTCGCCGACTTCGACGCGGCCTTGATTGTGCCCGCTGGCCACACCGGACCGGCCTTTCTGGTCTACCAGAATTTCCGCATCATCATGCGCTGGAACAACTCTCAGGCTTACGCATTATCAGTGGGTTTGCTTGCCGATCGGATCAACGGCGCCGCGCCGCTGGTGCATCCTCCACAGGGCGAACTCCAGCGCATCAGTCGCGCACAGATCAAGTCCCTGCAGGAGCGCCTTAACGCGCTGGGCTTTGATGCCGGCAAGCCAGATGGCATCGCTGGCTCCGGAACACGCGCCGCCATCCGCGCGTTTCAGGCCTCCCGCGGCATGATTGCCGACGGCTATCACTCGGCCGAAGTCTTCCAGGCGCTGGGCGTAGATCTGACCGTCGCGCGCTAG
- a CDS encoding MerR family transcriptional regulator — protein MNPNMTIGKLAKAADVAIDTVRYYERQGLLPQPQRTTSGYRLYAEDSLRRLRFIRRAKALGFQLNDIASLLRLTDNDGASASVRALTLQHLDVVNRKIEDLLSVRDALQTLAARCDGEGCIHHCPIIDALNNESGMPA, from the coding sequence ATGAATCCAAACATGACCATAGGCAAGCTGGCCAAAGCCGCTGACGTGGCCATCGATACGGTGCGCTACTACGAGCGTCAGGGCCTGCTGCCACAACCCCAACGCACCACATCGGGCTACCGTTTGTATGCCGAGGACAGTCTGCGCCGCCTGCGTTTTATCCGCCGCGCCAAGGCGCTGGGCTTTCAACTCAATGACATCGCCAGCCTGTTGCGCCTGACCGACAACGACGGTGCATCAGCCTCGGTGCGTGCGCTGACCCTGCAACATCTGGACGTGGTCAACCGCAAGATTGAAGATCTGCTCAGCGTGCGCGACGCTTTGCAAACTCTGGCCGCGCGTTGCGACGGCGAAGGCTGCATTCACCACTGCCCCATCATCGACGCTTTGAACAACGAATCTGGTATGCCCGCATGA
- a CDS encoding glycine C-acetyltransferase, whose protein sequence is MSDNGFAALFDDALNQLREEGLYKRERTLISPQAGRIALADGRAVINLCANNYLGLADDPRLIAAAHEALDSHGFGMASVRFICGTQDLHRSLETRLAAWLGCEDAILFPSAFDANGGVFEALFNEQDVIISDALNHASLIDGIRLCKAQRARYPNCDVQALEAHLQAHADKRFRVIVSDGVFSMDGTIAPLDRICELADRYDALVMIDDAHAHGFLGPGGRGTPAFREVEGRVDIITGTLGKALGGASGGFVAARRPIVDWLRNRARPYLFSNSVAPALVAGAIEALNLVADDDQLRARLFDNTRYWRDGLHRLGFTLKPGEHPIVPVMLGDAQLASRMADELLALGVYVIGFSYPVVPHEQARIRTQMSAALDRRQLDQALEAFATVGRALGVIA, encoded by the coding sequence ATGTCAGACAACGGCTTTGCCGCGCTATTCGACGATGCACTTAATCAGCTGCGCGAGGAGGGCCTGTACAAGCGTGAGCGAACCCTGATTTCGCCTCAAGCCGGGCGTATCGCGCTGGCCGATGGTCGTGCAGTGATCAATCTGTGCGCCAACAATTACCTCGGACTGGCGGATGACCCGCGTTTGATCGCCGCCGCGCATGAGGCGCTCGACAGTCACGGTTTCGGCATGGCCTCGGTGCGCTTCATCTGTGGCACCCAGGATCTGCATCGCAGTCTGGAAACACGTCTGGCGGCCTGGCTGGGCTGCGAGGATGCGATTCTCTTCCCATCCGCTTTTGATGCCAACGGCGGGGTCTTCGAAGCGTTGTTCAACGAGCAGGACGTGATCATTTCAGATGCGCTCAATCACGCCAGCCTGATCGATGGTATCCGCCTGTGCAAGGCTCAGCGCGCGCGTTATCCGAATTGCGATGTGCAGGCGCTGGAAGCGCATTTGCAAGCCCATGCCGACAAGCGCTTTCGGGTGATCGTAAGCGACGGCGTGTTCTCCATGGATGGCACCATCGCGCCGCTTGACCGGATCTGCGAGCTGGCCGATCGCTACGATGCCCTGGTCATGATCGACGACGCGCACGCCCATGGCTTTCTTGGTCCTGGTGGGCGCGGCACGCCGGCGTTTCGTGAGGTGGAAGGGCGCGTCGACATCATCACCGGCACGCTGGGCAAAGCGCTGGGCGGCGCCTCTGGTGGTTTCGTGGCCGCGCGGCGTCCCATTGTTGACTGGCTGCGCAATCGGGCGCGCCCCTATCTGTTTTCCAACAGCGTGGCACCAGCGTTGGTCGCCGGCGCTATTGAGGCCCTGAATCTGGTGGCGGATGACGATCAGCTGCGCGCGCGGCTGTTCGACAACACGCGCTACTGGCGCGATGGCTTGCACCGGCTGGGTTTCACCCTCAAACCGGGCGAGCATCCGATCGTGCCGGTCATGCTGGGCGATGCACAGCTGGCCAGCCGCATGGCCGATGAACTGCTGGCCTTGGGCGTATACGTGATCGGTTTTTCCTATCCGGTGGTGCCGCACGAGCAGGCGCGTATTCGTACGCAAATGTCGGCCGCGCTGGACCGGCGTCAGCTGGATCAGGCGCTTGAGGCCTTTGCCACGGTCGGACGCGCGCTGGGAGTGATCGCATGA
- the tdh gene encoding L-threonine 3-dehydrogenase: MSAQMHALSKLKPEPGIWQVEVEIPQPGPNDVLIEVAVSAICGTDMHIYNWDDWAQHTIPVPMVVGHEFVGRVAALGSHVDGLQLGQRVSGEGHITCGYCRNCRAGTRHLCRNTIGVGVNRPGSFAQYLMIPAVNVFPIPDAVDDRHAAIFDPLGNAVHTALAFNLVGEDVLITGAGPIGLMAAAVARHVGARHVVITDVNDYRLDLGRQMGADRVVNVSREALPEVMRDLGMREGFDVGLEMSGNAAAMDQMFSVMNHGGRIAQLGIPAAPVALDYEKLVFKGLTLKGIYGREMFETWYKMTAMLESGLNIDPVITHEFSITDFQQGFDAMASGQSGKVLLNWN; this comes from the coding sequence ATGAGCGCGCAGATGCACGCCCTGTCCAAGCTCAAGCCTGAGCCGGGCATCTGGCAGGTCGAGGTCGAGATTCCCCAGCCGGGGCCCAACGATGTGTTGATCGAGGTGGCTGTCAGCGCCATCTGCGGTACGGACATGCACATCTATAACTGGGACGACTGGGCCCAGCACACCATTCCCGTGCCGATGGTGGTCGGACATGAGTTCGTCGGACGGGTCGCTGCACTGGGCTCGCATGTCGACGGTCTGCAGCTCGGTCAGCGGGTTTCCGGCGAAGGCCATATCACCTGCGGGTATTGCCGCAATTGCCGGGCCGGCACCCGTCATCTGTGCCGCAACACCATTGGCGTCGGGGTTAATCGACCAGGCAGTTTTGCCCAGTATCTGATGATCCCGGCGGTCAATGTGTTCCCGATTCCCGATGCGGTTGACGACCGCCATGCGGCGATCTTCGACCCTCTGGGTAACGCGGTGCATACCGCGCTGGCGTTCAATCTGGTCGGAGAGGATGTGCTGATCACCGGCGCCGGACCGATTGGCCTGATGGCCGCGGCGGTGGCCCGGCATGTGGGTGCACGCCACGTGGTGATCACCGACGTGAATGACTATCGCCTGGATCTGGGCCGGCAGATGGGTGCTGATCGGGTGGTCAATGTGAGTCGTGAAGCCCTGCCCGAGGTGATGCGCGATCTGGGCATGCGCGAGGGTTTCGATGTGGGTCTGGAAATGTCCGGCAACGCCGCCGCCATGGACCAGATGTTCAGCGTCATGAACCACGGCGGACGCATCGCCCAGCTGGGTATACCCGCAGCGCCGGTCGCCCTGGACTATGAAAAGCTGGTGTTCAAGGGTCTCACCCTCAAGGGTATTTACGGCCGCGAAATGTTTGAAACCTGGTACAAGATGACGGCGATGCTGGAGTCCGGCCTGAACATTGATCCGGTCATCACCCACGAATTTTCCATCACTGATTTTCAGCAGGGATTTGACGCCATGGCCTCGGGCCAGTCCGGCAAGGTCCTGCTGAACTGGAACTGA